The Borreliella mayonii genome has a segment encoding these proteins:
- the pstA gene encoding phosphate ABC transporter permease PstA, translated as MYNSLFYFKKKQTLFLNKTQNFVPFKTEDNKEIEIAFIVNKNINIDKISIEDIYNIYNNKISHWGSISDQGIDIIPIANSTNSISNKAILRTLIKNNVFNKRYIKIEPSTKKILQTINSTIGSVSYLTKEEFESLDFKLYPNIKALKIKTMSVLISKKTLTKNENEIINTLGIDEVEKLIKGKEKWINLISKDIKLKIIKYLDQEEKIIQTIEKTEGTLAIVPWHYFQNLKAPFIKMHYFDKSSPLNLNFILSIPRDSGAYGGISYLILNTFYVILLTTAISICIGIGTGIMLAEYTSSKIFYKILSMSVDILSSIPAIIFGLFGLIFFVPIFGIGILSGAITSSLMILPMIVKTTEETFKTIPKSYKYASFALGANKTETIIKVSIPAAIPGILTGIVLAIGRALGETAVLLFTMGTNLGLATNLNEPARTLTVHLLMLFQEGHLDKGFGTASILVIMVLIINLTSKFLINKLYRIK; from the coding sequence TATTTCAAAAAAAAACAAACTTTATTTTTAAACAAAACTCAAAATTTTGTGCCATTTAAAACAGAAGACAACAAGGAAATAGAAATTGCTTTTATTGTTAACAAAAATATCAATATAGATAAAATCTCAATAGAAGACATTTACAATATATATAATAACAAAATTTCACACTGGGGAAGCATTTCAGATCAAGGGATCGATATTATACCTATTGCCAATTCGACTAACAGCATATCTAACAAAGCTATTCTAAGAACACTAATCAAAAATAATGTATTTAATAAAAGATACATAAAAATAGAACCATCTACAAAAAAAATACTTCAAACCATAAATAGCACAATAGGCTCTGTAAGCTATTTAACAAAAGAAGAATTCGAATCACTAGATTTTAAATTATATCCAAATATTAAAGCTTTAAAAATAAAAACTATGTCTGTCTTAATAAGTAAAAAAACTTTAACAAAAAATGAAAATGAAATAATCAATACATTAGGTATTGATGAAGTTGAAAAGCTTATTAAAGGCAAAGAAAAATGGATCAATTTAATATCAAAGGATATTAAATTAAAAATAATAAAATATCTTGATCAAGAAGAAAAAATAATACAAACTATAGAAAAAACAGAAGGCACACTAGCAATTGTGCCTTGGCATTATTTTCAAAATCTTAAAGCACCCTTTATTAAAATGCATTACTTTGATAAAAGTAGTCCTTTGAATTTAAATTTCATATTATCTATTCCAAGAGATTCTGGTGCATATGGTGGAATTTCTTATTTAATATTAAATACTTTTTATGTAATATTGCTAACAACTGCTATTTCAATATGCATTGGAATAGGAACTGGCATAATGCTTGCCGAATACACTTCTAGTAAAATATTTTATAAAATACTATCTATGAGCGTTGACATTCTTTCTTCAATTCCTGCAATAATTTTTGGACTTTTTGGACTGATATTTTTTGTGCCAATTTTTGGGATAGGAATACTCTCAGGAGCAATAACAAGCTCACTAATGATATTACCAATGATTGTTAAAACAACCGAAGAAACATTTAAAACAATCCCAAAATCATACAAATATGCTTCATTCGCCTTAGGGGCAAATAAAACAGAAACTATAATTAAAGTTAGTATTCCAGCAGCTATTCCTGGAATACTAACAGGAATAGTTCTTGCAATAGGAAGAGCCTTGGGAGAAACAGCCGTATTGCTTTTTACAATGGGAACAAACTTAGGGCTTGCAACAAATTTAAATGAACCAGCAAGAACATTAACTGTACACTTACTGATGTTATTTCAAGAAGGACACCTAGACAAAGGATTTGGAACAGCCTCAATACTTGTAATAATGGTGCTCATAATAAATTTAACATCAAAATTTTTAATAAACAAATTATATAGGATTAAATAA
- the pstB gene encoding phosphate ABC transporter ATP-binding protein PstB → MIKNKPKNEIIIETENLNLFYTDFKALNKINIKILKNSITALIGPSGCGKSTFLRTLNRMNDLVEGIKIEGNVIYEGKNIYSNNFDILELRRKIGMVFQTPNPFLMSIYDNISYGPKIHGTKDKKKLDEIVEQSLKKSALWNEVKDKLNTNALSLSGGQQQRLCIARTLAIEPNVILMDEPTSALDPISTGKIEELIINLKESYTIIIVTHNMQQAGRISDRTAFFLNGCIEEENSTDELFFNPKNTKTEEYISGKFG, encoded by the coding sequence GTGATAAAAAATAAACCAAAAAATGAAATTATAATAGAAACAGAAAATCTAAATCTATTTTATACAGACTTTAAGGCTTTAAACAAAATAAATATTAAAATACTAAAAAATAGTATTACCGCCTTAATAGGCCCATCTGGCTGCGGCAAATCAACATTCTTAAGAACTCTCAACAGAATGAATGACCTTGTTGAGGGCATTAAAATAGAAGGCAATGTAATATATGAAGGGAAAAACATTTATTCAAATAATTTCGATATCTTGGAGCTTAGAAGAAAAATAGGAATGGTATTCCAAACCCCCAACCCATTTTTAATGTCTATCTACGACAATATAAGCTATGGCCCAAAAATTCACGGAACAAAAGATAAAAAAAAACTAGACGAAATAGTAGAACAATCACTAAAAAAATCTGCACTCTGGAACGAGGTTAAGGACAAGCTTAATACAAATGCCTTAAGTCTCTCAGGAGGTCAACAACAAAGACTCTGTATTGCAAGAACTCTTGCAATAGAGCCAAATGTAATATTAATGGATGAACCTACCTCTGCCCTTGATCCAATATCAACAGGCAAAATTGAAGAGCTAATAATAAACTTAAAAGAAAGTTACACAATAATCATTGTAACTCACAACATGCAACAAGCCGGAAGAATATCTGACAGAACAGCATTTTTCCTTAATGGATGCATTGAAGAAGAAAACTCAACTGATGAACTATTCTTCAATCCTAAAAATACTAAAACTGAAGAATATATCAGCGGAAAATTTGGATAA
- a CDS encoding ZIP family metal transporter: MIKSILDYLLTLHPVLLGLLGSTFTWFTTAFGAAAVFFFRKVDNKIMDAMLGFSAGIMIAASFFSLIQPAIERAEELGYITWVPAVFGFLVGAFFIYIVDVFVPDLDKLTFIDEDLTKHGKKDFLLFTAVTLHNFPEGLAVGVAFGALASNPDIQTLVGAMLLTLGIGIQNIPEGAAISLPLRRGNVALGKCFNYGQMSGLVEIVGGLMGAYAVYSFTRILPFALAFSAGAMIYVSIEQLIPEAKRKDIDNKVPSIFGVIGFTLMMFLDVSLG; this comes from the coding sequence ATGATAAAATCAATTTTAGATTATTTATTGACTTTGCATCCTGTATTATTAGGACTTTTGGGTTCTACTTTTACTTGGTTTACCACGGCTTTTGGAGCAGCAGCAGTTTTTTTCTTTAGAAAGGTAGATAATAAAATAATGGACGCTATGCTTGGTTTCTCAGCGGGTATTATGATAGCGGCCAGTTTTTTTTCGCTTATTCAGCCTGCTATAGAAAGAGCTGAAGAGCTTGGATACATTACTTGGGTGCCAGCTGTTTTTGGATTTCTTGTTGGAGCATTTTTTATATATATTGTAGATGTATTTGTTCCAGATCTTGATAAACTTACTTTTATTGATGAAGACTTAACCAAACATGGTAAAAAAGATTTTTTACTCTTTACTGCTGTTACTTTACATAATTTTCCAGAAGGGTTAGCCGTTGGAGTTGCTTTTGGAGCTTTGGCATCTAATCCAGATATTCAAACTTTAGTTGGAGCTATGCTTCTTACGCTTGGTATTGGCATTCAAAATATTCCTGAAGGAGCAGCTATTTCTCTACCTTTAAGAAGAGGTAATGTTGCTTTAGGAAAATGCTTTAACTATGGTCAAATGTCAGGATTGGTAGAGATTGTAGGGGGTCTTATGGGTGCTTATGCGGTTTATTCTTTTACTCGAATTTTACCTTTTGCTTTGGCTTTCTCTGCAGGAGCTATGATTTATGTGTCAATTGAACAATTAATACCTGAGGCTAAGAGAAAAGACATTGACAATAAAGTGCCAAGTATATTTGGTGTTATTGGTTTTACATTAATGATGTTTCTTGATGTTTCACTGGGTTAA
- a CDS encoding alanine--tRNA ligase, giving the protein MTLDKLRKKYIDFFKSKKHFEIMGKSLVPENDPTVLFNTAGMQPLIPYLLGEVHPSGNMLVNVQKCLRTGDIDEVGDLSHLTFFEMLGNWSLGAYFKEYSVRCSFEFLTSSDYLNIPKDSLYVSVFEGDQEIPRDIETAEVWESLGIPKDRIYYLSKEHNFWGPVGSKGPCGPDTEIYVDTGKPKCSLDCNITCSCGKYFEIWNNVFMQYNKDENGNYIELDRKCVDTGMGLERTIAFLQGKSSVYDTDAFMPIIKRIEFISGKIYGQKEDDDRYIRIISDHVKAACFILADSSVVFPSNLGQGYVLRRLIRRSIRYAKKLGIKSYFLADIVDSVETIYRSFYNELTEKKDFIKKELSTEEGKFFKTLSQGEQEFIKITRNLPSNTIPGDIAFKLYDTYGFPYEVTEELALEYGFNIDKLGFDEYFKKHQKTSKKGGDKVFKGGLADYTYETTKLHTATHLLHKALQLVLGDHVRQKGSNITAERLRFDFVHSEKMTEDEIKKVEEIVNLQIKKSLSVKKIIMELNEAREKGAMALFGEKYDNLVSVYEIDGFSLEVCGGPHVENTNELGTFKIQKEQSSSSGIRRIKAILIDE; this is encoded by the coding sequence ATGACACTTGATAAGTTGCGTAAAAAATATATTGATTTTTTTAAATCAAAAAAACATTTTGAAATAATGGGTAAATCATTGGTTCCTGAAAATGATCCCACAGTTCTTTTTAATACAGCTGGCATGCAGCCTCTTATCCCGTATCTTCTTGGGGAAGTACACCCATCAGGGAATATGCTTGTTAATGTTCAAAAATGCCTAAGAACAGGTGACATTGATGAGGTTGGAGATTTAAGCCATTTGACTTTTTTTGAAATGCTTGGAAATTGGTCTCTTGGAGCTTATTTTAAAGAGTATTCTGTAAGGTGTAGTTTTGAATTTTTGACGTCTTCTGATTATTTAAATATTCCAAAAGATAGTCTTTATGTGAGCGTATTTGAAGGTGATCAAGAGATTCCGCGTGATATAGAGACGGCTGAAGTTTGGGAAAGTTTGGGCATTCCTAAAGATAGAATATATTACCTTTCTAAGGAGCATAATTTTTGGGGCCCTGTTGGATCTAAAGGGCCTTGTGGGCCAGATACTGAAATATATGTGGATACTGGAAAACCTAAGTGTTCTCTTGACTGTAATATTACATGTTCTTGTGGCAAGTATTTTGAAATTTGGAATAATGTTTTTATGCAATACAATAAAGATGAAAATGGTAATTACATAGAATTGGATCGAAAATGTGTTGATACGGGGATGGGTCTTGAGAGGACAATTGCTTTTTTGCAGGGCAAATCTTCAGTTTATGATACAGACGCATTTATGCCTATAATAAAGAGAATAGAATTTATTTCTGGTAAAATTTATGGACAAAAAGAAGACGATGATAGATATATTAGAATAATTTCTGATCATGTTAAAGCAGCTTGCTTTATTCTTGCTGATAGTTCTGTTGTTTTCCCCTCCAATTTGGGTCAAGGGTATGTTTTAAGAAGACTAATAAGGCGATCTATCAGATATGCAAAGAAGCTTGGAATAAAATCCTATTTTTTGGCTGATATTGTTGATTCTGTAGAAACTATTTATAGATCTTTTTATAATGAGTTAACAGAAAAAAAAGATTTTATCAAAAAGGAATTGAGCACAGAAGAAGGAAAGTTTTTTAAAACCTTATCTCAAGGCGAGCAAGAATTTATTAAAATAACAAGAAATTTGCCCTCCAATACTATTCCTGGCGATATTGCTTTTAAACTATACGATACTTATGGTTTTCCATACGAAGTAACAGAAGAGCTTGCTCTTGAATATGGCTTTAATATTGATAAGTTGGGTTTTGATGAGTATTTTAAAAAGCATCAAAAGACTTCAAAGAAAGGGGGTGACAAAGTCTTTAAAGGAGGGCTTGCTGATTATACTTATGAGACCACTAAGTTGCATACAGCGACTCATTTGCTGCATAAGGCACTTCAATTAGTACTGGGTGATCATGTTAGACAAAAAGGAAGTAATATTACTGCTGAGCGATTAAGGTTTGATTTTGTTCATTCTGAAAAGATGACAGAGGATGAGATAAAAAAAGTTGAAGAGATTGTTAATTTACAGATAAAAAAATCTTTATCTGTAAAAAAAATTATAATGGAATTAAATGAGGCTCGAGAAAAAGGTGCCATGGCTCTTTTTGGAGAAAAATATGACAATTTGGTGAGTGTTTATGAGATAGATGGATTTTCACTCGAAGTTTGTGGAGGCCCTCATGTAGAGAATACCAATGAACTTGGTACTTTTAAAATACAAAAAGAACAATCCTCATCTTCAGGTATAAGAAGAATAAAAGCTATTTTGATTGATGAGTAA
- a CDS encoding flagellar motor switch protein FliG, which yields MQDPRLSKYKNAKNLSKKTVEEIDTLSLNKNFSDSEIQGSMLRSWISLIKGNKNKLSVESKSNNINDLNPGFIRKESKVTKIAKYFLAIGLEKSAKIMSELDDSDIILITREISKISYIAPEEKEHIIKEFEELLRNEKRYVKVDDNFAYELLNKTLGKSKAKSIYKKVTGNDIFVPFDYLSQIEHEQLWALIKDENIKTLVILYNYLNKDQKKYVFSMLEEEDRREFVKDLVKPRQLSMETVEAISNKLKDRFKMQGKLKTDKLDGSKILVDILSYMDSNEEKNLLNNINMRDLNPVVDNEIREKIFDINVILRIMDNDLHNILREFTDKEIAIIIKDKTDEVRDKMLSNVSKRRKEIILDEEAFLGKISKKDLKTMTTSFVNYIKNLTLKGDLIIYRKNEEFI from the coding sequence ATGCAGGATCCTAGGCTTTCTAAATATAAAAATGCTAAAAATTTAAGCAAAAAGACTGTTGAAGAAATTGATACTTTGAGTTTAAATAAAAATTTTTCCGATTCAGAGATTCAAGGCTCTATGCTTAGATCTTGGATAAGTCTTATTAAGGGTAATAAAAATAAATTATCTGTTGAGTCCAAATCCAATAATATTAATGATTTAAATCCAGGGTTTATTCGCAAAGAGAGCAAGGTCACAAAGATTGCAAAATATTTTTTGGCTATTGGGCTTGAAAAATCTGCAAAGATTATGTCTGAGCTTGATGATTCGGATATAATTTTAATTACCAGAGAAATTTCAAAGATTAGTTATATTGCCCCAGAAGAAAAAGAGCATATTATTAAAGAATTTGAAGAGTTGCTAAGAAATGAAAAAAGGTATGTTAAGGTTGATGATAATTTTGCTTATGAATTATTAAATAAAACGTTAGGAAAATCTAAGGCAAAATCAATTTATAAAAAAGTTACTGGCAATGATATTTTTGTTCCTTTTGATTATTTATCTCAAATTGAGCATGAACAACTTTGGGCATTAATTAAAGATGAGAATATTAAAACGCTTGTTATATTATATAATTATTTAAATAAAGATCAAAAAAAGTATGTTTTTTCAATGCTAGAAGAAGAAGATAGAAGAGAATTTGTAAAAGATCTTGTTAAGCCAAGGCAATTGAGCATGGAGACCGTAGAGGCAATTTCGAATAAGCTTAAGGATAGATTTAAGATGCAGGGAAAGCTCAAGACAGACAAACTTGACGGATCTAAGATACTTGTTGATATTTTAAGCTATATGGACTCTAATGAAGAGAAAAATTTGCTTAATAATATTAATATGCGGGATTTAAATCCTGTTGTGGATAATGAAATTAGAGAAAAAATATTTGATATCAATGTAATATTGAGAATTATGGATAATGACCTTCACAATATTTTAAGAGAGTTTACAGACAAAGAGATTGCAATTATTATTAAGGATAAAACTGATGAGGTTAGAGATAAAATGCTTTCAAATGTTTCAAAAAGGCGTAAAGAAATTATTTTAGATGAAGAAGCTTTTTTAGGGAAAATAAGTAAAAAAGATTTAAAAACTATGACAACATCTTTTGTTAATTATATTAAAAATTTAACTTTAAAAGGCGATTTAATAATATATAGAAAAAATGAGGAATTTATTTAA
- a CDS encoding 6-phosphogluconolactonase, whose translation MEFLYSDEENYLKDRFFDFFNINVDKDKYTSIGICGGRSIVNFLSVFLKQNFSLRRTHFFLVDERCVPLNDENSNYNLLNKNFFSKMVDKNLISNSKFHAFVYSEMDETTAIHDYNIEFSSRFNIFDFVLVSVGEDGHIASLFPSKKLLFSDVEGYQYEYNSPKFPSKRISLTPKSLFNSKAVVLLFMGVDKKCALENFLGSNSSINECPARLLKEHPNLLVITNIKRD comes from the coding sequence ATGGAGTTTTTATATTCTGATGAAGAGAATTATTTAAAAGATAGATTTTTTGATTTTTTTAATATAAATGTAGATAAAGATAAATATACAAGTATTGGAATTTGCGGTGGTCGAAGTATAGTTAATTTTTTAAGTGTTTTTCTTAAACAAAATTTTTCTCTCAGAAGAACACATTTTTTTTTAGTTGATGAGCGGTGTGTTCCATTAAATGATGAGAATAGTAATTATAATCTTTTAAATAAAAATTTTTTTTCCAAAATGGTTGATAAAAATTTAATAAGTAATTCCAAATTTCATGCTTTTGTTTATAGCGAAATGGACGAAACCACAGCTATTCATGACTATAATATTGAATTTAGTTCTAGGTTTAATATTTTTGATTTTGTTTTAGTTTCTGTTGGTGAGGATGGCCACATAGCATCGCTTTTCCCTTCAAAAAAACTGTTGTTTTCAGATGTAGAAGGTTATCAGTATGAATACAATTCTCCCAAATTTCCTAGTAAAAGAATAAGCTTAACTCCGAAATCCTTGTTTAATTCAAAAGCTGTTGTTTTGTTATTTATGGGTGTTGATAAAAAGTGTGCTTTAGAAAATTTTCTAGGTTCTAATAGTTCTATTAATGAATGTCCAGCAAGACTTCTCAAAGAGCATCCCAATTTACTAGTTATTACAAACATTAAAAGAGATTAA
- a CDS encoding SIMPL domain-containing protein: MKKLEKNIIEFYNQGLLISSNVGLRYYFNKINDIKSEMLADLIRNTELAALEFEKHFGSKLNKIKNENQEYFKFFLVNRKFVNQKFYPQKMLRIASTIYYYLD, encoded by the coding sequence ATGAAAAAACTAGAAAAAAATATTATTGAGTTTTATAATCAAGGCCTGTTAATTAGCAGTAATGTAGGTTTAAGATATTATTTTAATAAAATTAATGATATAAAGTCTGAAATGCTAGCAGATTTAATCAGAAATACGGAGCTAGCAGCTTTGGAATTTGAAAAACATTTTGGTTCCAAATTAAATAAAATTAAAAATGAAAATCAAGAATACTTTAAATTTTTTCTAGTTAATAGAAAATTTGTCAACCAAAAGTTTTATCCTCAAAAAATGTTAAGGATTGCTTCAACTATTTATTATTATTTAGATTAA
- a CDS encoding SIMPL domain-containing protein: MSGRKDLFFLILFLSLSIIIFCRIKNVDIKNGDYISVKGISEEEIFLAFLSWNLQYNGDSVDGRIKANNLNLSKIKTFLFNMYVCLFNC, encoded by the coding sequence ATGTCTGGAAGAAAAGATTTATTTTTTTTAATACTTTTCTTATCATTGTCAATTATAATTTTTTGCAGAATAAAAAACGTTGACATTAAAAATGGTGATTATATTTCGGTTAAGGGTATAAGCGAAGAAGAAATCTTTTTGGCATTTTTGAGTTGGAATTTACAGTATAATGGGGATTCGGTTGATGGCCGCATTAAAGCAAATAATTTAAATTTATCTAAGATTAAAACTTTTTTATTTAATATGTATGTGTGTTTATTTAATTGCTAG
- the dusA gene encoding tRNA dihydrouridine(20/20a) synthase DusA — MLMNRKISIAPMVNITDEHFRYLIRLLSKKVTLYTPMISAKSIIMGDIKKIVKQKPLESPIAIQIATNSKNDALKAIQILEKHFNFDEYNLNVGCPSLKIQNANYGACLMSNANQVGEILKTMKENTNKPISIKHRLGIRLLPSDYKNESYSEVKNFVKIISDFGIKNFIIHARIAILKGFSPKNNRNIPKLRHEFVYNLKKENKNLFIEINGGINSSEQIKKHLSFVDSVMIGRSAFENPYFIANASREFLNEANEILTRKDLLMQMVEYIKEYENYLSINILFKHLMGITFSKEGAKKFRQNLTAPFPKNFKKHEILLKAIETLPEKILNSNS; from the coding sequence ATGTTAATGAATCGTAAAATATCAATAGCTCCAATGGTAAACATTACAGACGAGCATTTTAGATATTTAATAAGACTTTTATCAAAAAAAGTTACATTATACACCCCAATGATTTCCGCAAAGTCAATAATTATGGGTGATATAAAAAAAATTGTAAAACAAAAACCCTTAGAATCTCCAATTGCAATTCAAATAGCAACAAACTCCAAAAATGATGCTCTTAAAGCCATTCAAATTCTTGAAAAACACTTTAATTTTGATGAATACAATCTTAATGTTGGATGTCCATCTCTAAAAATCCAAAATGCAAATTATGGAGCTTGTCTAATGAGCAATGCTAATCAAGTAGGTGAAATTTTAAAAACGATGAAAGAAAACACAAATAAACCTATTTCAATTAAACATAGATTGGGTATAAGGCTTTTACCCAGTGATTACAAAAATGAAAGTTATTCTGAGGTAAAAAACTTTGTCAAAATAATCTCAGATTTTGGTATCAAAAATTTTATTATACATGCAAGGATTGCAATATTAAAAGGGTTTTCTCCTAAAAATAATAGAAATATCCCAAAATTAAGACATGAATTTGTATATAATCTCAAAAAAGAGAATAAAAATTTGTTTATTGAGATAAATGGAGGAATCAACAGCTCAGAGCAAATCAAAAAACACTTGTCTTTTGTTGATTCTGTCATGATTGGAAGAAGTGCGTTTGAAAATCCATACTTTATTGCAAACGCCTCAAGAGAATTTTTAAACGAAGCTAATGAAATTCTCACAAGAAAAGACTTATTAATGCAAATGGTAGAATACATTAAAGAATATGAAAATTATTTGTCAATAAATATATTATTTAAGCATCTTATGGGAATAACATTCTCCAAAGAAGGAGCTAAAAAATTTAGGCAAAATTTAACAGCACCATTTCCCAAAAACTTTAAAAAACATGAAATATTGCTAAAAGCTATAGAAACATTGCCAGAGAAAATACTAAATTCTAATTCTTAA
- the serS gene encoding serine--tRNA ligase → MLDLKFIRDNLDLVKRSIKARGLVLDIDKLIYLDDKRKKIITKIDELNAKRNENSSKMRENLDKVLKISLIETGKILKKQIIDLEEELEKVSVDFDFENKRVPNILSPDVPIGSSEEDNFEIKKVGVVPKFDFKPKDHLELGRDLDLLDFDRAREISGSKFYYLKNEAVFLEIALINFSLNKLREKGFDVFITPDVAREFIVDGIGFNPRGNESNIYKIEDTDKYLVGTSEITLGGYYYNKIIDLALPIRMAGFSHCFRKEAGAYGQLSKGLYRVHQFSKVEMFCFCKAEESEVIHDEFLSIQEQIFTELEIPYRVLNICSFDLGAPAYKKYDIEAWMPGRDGKGSYGEVTSTSNCTDYQSRRLKIRYKDQDGQNKFAHMVNGTAIATTRVIISILENFQDQKGGVRIPKSLVKYTGFDYIPFKN, encoded by the coding sequence ATGCTTGATCTGAAATTTATTAGAGATAATCTTGATCTTGTTAAAAGAAGTATTAAAGCAAGGGGCCTTGTTTTAGATATTGATAAGTTAATTTATCTTGATGATAAGAGAAAAAAAATAATTACCAAAATTGATGAGCTTAATGCAAAACGAAATGAAAATTCTTCTAAAATGCGAGAAAATCTTGACAAGGTTTTAAAAATCTCTTTAATAGAAACCGGAAAGATTTTAAAAAAACAGATTATTGATTTAGAAGAAGAGCTTGAAAAAGTATCTGTTGATTTTGATTTTGAAAATAAGCGAGTACCCAATATTTTGTCACCTGATGTGCCTATTGGTAGCAGTGAAGAAGATAATTTTGAAATAAAAAAAGTAGGAGTTGTTCCAAAGTTTGATTTTAAGCCAAAAGATCATTTAGAGCTTGGCAGAGATTTAGATCTTCTAGATTTTGACAGAGCGCGTGAGATTAGCGGAAGTAAATTTTATTATCTTAAAAATGAAGCAGTTTTTTTAGAAATTGCTCTGATTAATTTCTCTTTAAATAAATTAAGAGAAAAGGGTTTTGATGTTTTTATTACTCCTGATGTTGCAAGAGAGTTTATAGTTGATGGAATTGGTTTTAATCCTCGTGGCAACGAAAGCAATATTTATAAGATTGAAGATACAGATAAATATCTTGTAGGGACTTCTGAAATTACGCTTGGTGGTTACTATTATAATAAAATAATAGATCTCGCTTTGCCAATAAGAATGGCAGGATTTTCACATTGTTTTCGAAAAGAAGCTGGAGCATATGGCCAGCTTTCAAAAGGTCTTTATAGAGTTCATCAGTTTAGCAAGGTGGAGATGTTTTGTTTTTGTAAAGCAGAAGAATCTGAGGTTATTCATGACGAATTTTTAAGCATTCAAGAGCAAATTTTTACTGAGCTTGAAATTCCTTATAGGGTTTTAAATATTTGTTCTTTTGATCTTGGTGCTCCAGCTTATAAAAAGTATGATATTGAAGCTTGGATGCCTGGAAGAGATGGAAAAGGTAGTTACGGGGAGGTTACCTCAACTTCAAATTGTACAGATTATCAGTCAAGAAGGCTTAAGATTAGATATAAAGATCAAGATGGGCAAAATAAATTTGCACACATGGTAAATGGAACAGCAATAGCTACAACAAGGGTTATTATTTCCATACTTGAAAACTTTCAGGATCAAAAGGGAGGAGTTAGAATTCCTAAAAGTTTGGTTAAGTATACAGGCTTTGATTACATTCCTTTTAAGAATTAG